ATGGCAGGATCAGGATTGTTCGAGACGGTCAATCAGACTGGGCAAATCGGCAACTGTATCAATCACATGATGGGCCCCGGCAGCGCGGAGCATATCGGTGGCCTTCTGGCGCAGCGCGTCGACCGCGGCCGGGTCCATCGCGGCAAGCTCTTCGGGGGTCTTGCCCACGGCATTGCCCGACAGCGCCACGCCAACCGTGACGCAGCCCGCTGCCACGCCCTCGGCAATCCCGGGGGCGGTGTCGTCGACCTTGAGCACCGCTTGCGGCGGATGGACCACCAGATCGACAAAGCACTTATACATGCCCAGCGGCCCAGGCCGCCCCTCCGGCAGATCGTCGGAACAGATGAGGTTATCGGGCGCATACCCCTGCGCGGCGGCCTTGGGCAGCACGCGTTCCATGATCGAGCGGGTATAGCCGGTGGTGGAGCCGATCTTCATGCCGCGGGCCCGCAGGTTCTGCACCATTTCCAGCGTGCCGGGCACCAGCGTGGCATAGTCGGCCACCACGTCTTCGTTCATCGGCACGAACACCTTGTAGACCTTGTCGACATCGGCATCGGACGGCGGCGCGCCGTATTTCGCGGCCCATTGCTGGGCGATGGCGGGCATCTCCATCATCGCGTGGATATGATCCCATTTCGCGCTGCCCATCGGGGCGCGGGCCTGTTCGATCGTCGCCTCGATCCCGAATTCGGCAAAGGCCTTCACGAAGGCCCCCATCGGCGCGAAAGACCCGAAATCGATGGTGGTGCCGGCCCAGTCGAACACCGCGGCCTTGAACTTGGTCATGTCGTCCTCCCTCAATTCGCCAGCCGGGCCCGTTCGGCCAGTGCCTGGGGCGGCGGCGCGGCGCTTGTCACGCCCATGTCTTTCAGAACTTCGCCCGCCGCCGCCACGACGGCCCGCATCACGGCGGCGTCCATCTGCCCGATGCAGCCGATGCGGAAACTCTCGGCCACGGTCAGCTTGCCGGGGTAGAGAATGAACCCCCGCGCCTTCATCGCATCATAGAAGGCTGGGAAGGCAAAGGCCGGGTCCGCCGGGCAGAAGAAGGTGACGATGATCGGCGAAAGCCAGCGGTCGTCCAGCAGCGTCTCGAACCCCAGCTCGCGCATGCCCGCCACCAGCACGTCCCGGTTTTCAGCATAGCGCGCACCCCGCCCCGCGACGCCGCCTTCGGCCTTGTGCGCTTTCAGCGCCTCGACAAAGGCGGCAACCGCGTGGGTCGGGGGCGTGAACCGCCACTGGCTGGTCTTTTCCATATGCGCCCATTGCGCGTGGAGATCGAGCGCCAGCGAATGCGCGTTGCCCTTGGCCGCCGCCAGTGCCGTCTTCCGTGCGAGGACAAAGCCAAACCCCGGCACGCCCTCGATGCACTTGTTGGCGGAGGACACCATCGCGTCGAAAATCAGATGTTCGGGCGACACGGGCACGGCACCGAAGGCCGACATGGAGTCGATCAGCAGCACCCGGCCAGCCGCTGCCACGGCATCCGAAATTTCCCCGATCGGGTTAAGGATGCCCGAGGACGTTTCGCAATGGATCGCGACGACATGGGTGATCGCCGGATCGGCGGCAAGCATCTGCGCCACCTCGTCGCCCCGCGGCGGCAGGTAGTCGCCCTTGTCCAGCACCACGTGATCGCGATGCAGATAGCGCAGCGTCTCTGCCGCCCGTTGCCCGTAGGCGCCATTGGCCAGAACCAGCGCCTTGCCGCCCCGAGGGATGAAGCTGCCCAGCATCGCCTCGACCGCGAAACTGCCACTGCCCTGCATCGGCACGCAGTCATAGTCGTCCTTGCCCGGCCCAAGAAGGTCGACGAGGCCCGCGCGCATCCCGGCCGTCAGCGCGCGGAAATCGGCGTCCCAGCTGCCCCAGTCGCGCAGCATGGCGGACTTCACCTCATAGGACGTGGTCAGCGGCCCCGGGGTCAGAAGATAGGGCTCGCCCAGACGCGGGGCGGGCAAAGGACTGATCGGCGTCATATACGGACCCCTTCTTATTCCGCGGCCCGCGCCTGCGGGCGGCTGAAATCGAATTCTTCGGCGAAATGGCAGGCGACGAAATGATCGGGCGCGATTTCCCGCCACTCCGGCGCGCGGGACGCACAGTCGGGCCGGGCATGGGGGCAGCGGGTGCGGAACCGGCAGCCCGACGGTGCGTCCAACGGATTGGGGATTTCGCCGGTCAGCTTGATCGGTTCGAAACCGGCATCGGGATCGGCCTGCGGGATCGCCGACAGCAGCGCATGGGTGTACGGGTGCCGCGGCGCGAAAAAGAGTTGCTCCGTCGGGGCATATTCCACGAACTTGCCGACATACATCACCGCCACCCGGTGGCTCATCTGCGCGACCACCGACAGATCATGGGCGATGAACAGGAACGCCACCCCCATTTCTTCCTGAAGGTCCTTCAGAAGGTTCACGATCTCCGCCTGGATCGACACGTCCAGCGCCGAGACGCTTTCGTCGCAGACCACGAAATCGGGGCGAGAGACCAGCGCGCGGGCGATACAGATCCGCTGCCGCTGCCCACCGGAAAATGCGTGGGGAAAACGGCGCAGATGTTCGATGTTCAGCTTGCAGCGGCCTGCGATCTCGCGCACGCGGGCATCGATTTCTTCGCGGTTCTTCATCATGCCAGAGGCGACAAGCGGTTCGGCGATGATGTCGCGCACGGTCATCCGGGGGTTCAGGCTGGAATACGGGTCCTGAAAGACAAGGCTCATCCGGGACCGGAAAAGCCGTAACCGATCCTGCGCCATGGATGACAGATGCACCGGGCCTTCGGCGAAGATCATGTTCATATGGGTGCGGAAGCGGCGCAGGTCCTCGCCCTCGGTATGGGCGACGTCGACATCCGCGTTGTGGGTGTGAAAGATCACCTCGCCCTCACTGGGGTCGATGGCGCGCAGGATGGCGCGGCCCACCGTCGTCTTGCCCGAACCGGACTCGCCCACCAGCCCAACGGTTTCGCCCTGCTTGATGTCAAAGCTGACATCGTCCACCGCGGCCAGTTCCTGCACCTCTGTCCGGAAGAGCCTGCGCTTCTTCACGGGGAAGCGGACCGAGAGGTTTTTCACCTCGATAAGCGTATTCGTCATGCCGCGGACCTTCCCTTTTCGTCGTGCAGCCAGCAGCGGACGGCCCGGCCGGGTTCGGGGCTGATCTCGCGGGGGGTCTGTACGTCGCAAAGCCCGGCCATCGCCTGCGCACATCGGGTGTGAAAGGCACAGCCGCGCGGGCGTTCCGTCGGGCTGGGGATGTCGCCCGGCACCGGGGACATCCGGTCGTTCAGCCGGTCGAGGCTGGGGATCGCGGCCAACAGCCCCTGGGTATAGGGATGCTTGGGGTCGCGGATGACCGCGCGCGTGGGGCCGCGTTCGACAATGGTGCCCAGATACATCACCGCGACCTCGTCCGCGATCTGCGCGATCACGCCCAGATCATGGGTGATGAAGATCATGCCCATCCCCAGATCGCGCTGCAACTCGCGCATCAGGTCCAGCACCTGCGCCTGAATGGTCACGTCCAGCGCGGTGGTCGGTTCGTCGGCGATCAGCAGCGCAGGACCCGCCGACAGGGCAAGTGCGATCATCGCCCGCTGTCGCATGCCGCCCGACATCTCGTGCGGGTACTGATCCACGCGGGTGGCGGGTTCGGACAGGCCCACGCGTTCCAGCATCTCGATGGCGATCTGCCGGGCCTTGCGCGCATTCTTTTCGCGGTGCAGGCGGATCGCCTCCACCATCTGGTTGCCGACGGTGTAGACCGGGCTGAAACTCGCCATCGGTTCCTGAAAGATCATTCCGATCTCCCCCCCGCGCAACCGGCGCAGGGCGCGGGAGGTCGGGTTCAGTTTCTCGACCTCGATCACCTGCCCGTCCTTGGCGGTATAGGCCATCCGCCCTTCCGGCGCGATCACCGCGTTGCCGGGCAGAAGCCGCATCACCGCCTTGGTCGACACCGACTTGCCCGAACCGCTTTCACCCACCAGACCCAGCGTGCGCCCCTTTTGCACGGCAAAGCTGACATCCTGCACCGGCGTGATCAGCCCCTCATCCGTGCGGAAGGAGATGGTCAGGTTCTCGACCCTCAGAAGATCGTCCATCGCCTCACCTCGCATCGCTGTAGGGGTCGGCGGCATCGCGCAAGCCGTCGCCGATCACGGTGAAGGCCAGCACCGCAACCACCACGAACACGGCTGGGATGAACAGCCACGGCGTCTGCTCGATCACCCGGACCGATTGCGCCTGCTGCAGCATCACGCCCCAACTGACGGTCGGCGGGCGCAGGCCAAGGCCCACGAAGGACAGCGCGGTTTCGGACAGGATCATGTAGGGGAAGCTGATCACCAGATCGACGATGATGAAACTGGTGAAGCTTGGCAGCATATGCTGCGAGATGATGCGCGAGGGGCGCGCACCCGCCAACCGCGCGGCGACCACGTAATCCTCGTTCCGGATCGACAGAAGCTGGGAGCGTATGCGTCGCGCCAGCGTCGGCCAGCCGAACAGGCCCAGGATCAGCGTCATCGCGAAATAGACCTGCGTGGTCGACCATTCCTTGGGCATGGCGGCGGCCAGCCCCATGTAAAGCGGGATGATCGGGATCACCCGCACGACCTCCGTCACCCGTTGGATCGCGGCGTCCACCCGCCCGCCCGCATACCCCGCGATGCCCCCGATGATCAGCGCCAGCACGAAAGAGATCAGGACCCCCAACACCCCGATGGAAAGCGAGGTGCGCGTGGCGTAGATCGTGCGGGAAAAGACGTCGCGGCCCAACTCGTCCGTGCCCCACAGATGTAGCCGCGCCTTCGCATCATCGAGGCCGAACAGGTGCCGGTCGGTCGGGATCGCCCCCAGCAAGTCCACCTTCTCCCCCTTCGCGAAGAAGCTGACATAGACCCGCGTCTCGGGGTCGGGCACGGTCTTCTTGCGCAGGGTCACCGGGTCGCGCTCTGTCCGCACGCCGTGGATGAAGGGGCGCAGCGAACATCCCTGATGGTCGCAGAACATCGGCACCTGCGGTGGGCCGTCGATATAGCTGGCATTGCGGCTGGTGGTGCCATAGGGCGCCACGACCTCCGCAAACAGGCCCATCAGCGCCATCAGGCCCAGAACGGTCGCGGCCACCATCGCGGCGCGGTGCCGGCGAAAGCGCCACCAGATCAGCGTCCATTGCGAGGCGGAGTAATAGCGCAGGCGCTGCGCCTCGTCGGGGTCCGGTTTCGTGGTGTCGGTCATCGCGTCAGCCCCCCAGCTTGATGCGCGGGTCGAGCCACGCCAGCAGGATGTCGGACAGGAAGTTCATGAACACGATCATGAAGGTCAGCATCAGCAGGATCGCACCGGCCACATACATGTCGAGGTCCAGATAGGCGCGCAGCAGAAGCTCTCCCAATTCGGTCAGGCCGAGGACCACCGCGACGATGGGCAGTTCGGAAAAGATCCGGTTCACGTCAAAGCCGATCGTCGACACCACCGGGTTGATGGCCAGCCGGGCGGGGTATTTGACCAACAGTTTCATCTCGGGCACGCCGCGGGCCCGCGCCGCGGTGACCGACAGCTTGTTCAACTCGTCCGACATGGTCGCCCGCACCGTCTGCAACTGGTAGGCCACCGCCGACCATGCCAGGACGAAGGCGGGCAGCCACAGATGGGTGATCAGATCCCAGACCTTGGCCAGCGACCAGGGCGCATCGCGCATGTCGGAGGAGAAGAGCCCGCCGATATCGGCATCGAACCACTTGTTCGCGAAATAGAGCATCAGGAGTGCCAACAGGAAGTTCGGCAGCGCGAGCCCGAGGTAAGAGAAGATCGTCAGCCCGTAATCGGCGAGCGAGGCACGCTTGACCGCGGCGTAGATGCCGATGGGGATCGAGACCAGATAGGTGATAATCAGCGTGCCGAAGAGGATCGCGGTCGTCAGGAACGCCTTGTCGCCGATGACCTTGGTCACCGAGGTTTCAAAGGCAAAGGCCTGCCCGAAATCGCCATGCAGGACGATGTTACCAATCCAGTCGAAGTATCGGAAGATCATGGATTTATCGAGGCCCAGCTCGGCCCGGATCGCCTCGATATCGGCCTCGGTCACGGACACGCCGGTGCCGGAGTATTTCCGGAAGGCATAGCGGTCCGCGTAGTCGCCCGGCGGCAGTTCCATGATGATGAAGACCATCAGCGACACCAGAAGCATCGTGACGATCATGCCGACCAAGCGTTCTGCCGTGAACCGCAACATGTCCGGGCGTCTCTTGCGATGGGAAGGAGGGAGGCCGAGGCGCCGTCGCGGACGCCTCGGCCGGTCACGCGATCACGCGATTACTGGGCAAGGAACCACTGCTGGGGCCGGTAGGGATAGGTCCAGTAGTAGTCGTAGGCCTTGGCAGTGAAGGTCGGCACGTTCTTCAGCGCGTTGGCATAGACGATCGGTTCGGGGATGTCGGCCACGACCCCGATCTTGATCATGTTGTCGAGATGGATCTGCATGATCTCGGCGCCAAGCTTGTTGCTTTCGTCGGACCCAAGCGGATGCTTGGTGAACTCCGCCGCGGCCGCGAACAGGCGCTTGATATAGGCCGGCGGCTCGGTGCCCGAGGCGCCGTCGGTCTCGATCCACGTCGCCCAGTCCGCATGGCCCTTGGGGTTGAACGGATCGCCCGGGAAGATCGCGTCGGTGACGTCCTGGCTGATATTGGGGCCGGACACGCCGTCGTTCTTCCAGGTCAGCACGTCGACCTCGTTCGCGTTGGCCGCGGCGCGGTATTCGTCCGAGGTGACCTCGCGCACATCGACCTGCACGCCCAGATCGTTCCAGTAGCCGGCGGTCAGTTCGTGCAACTGCGACGCGGTGCCCTGGCTGGCAAAGACGATCCGGATCGCCAGCGGCTTTCCGTCGGGGCGCATCCGCATACCGTCACCGCCGCGTTCCAGCCCCATCTCGTCCAGCAGGGCGTTGGCGGCTTCGACGTCATAGGCGACATAGTCCATCAGGTCTTCGGCCGACAGGAACGGCACCGTCTTGTATTCGGTCGCCGCGGTCTGCATCGGGCGGCCCTGCCCGAGATAGACGATCTCGTTGATCTCGTCGCGGTCGAGCCCCATCGACATCGCCCGGCTGAAGCGGACATCGTTGAAGATCTGGCGCAGGACCGGGTCCTTATGGGTGCGGTTGAAGCTGTAATAGGGCGTCTGGCCCAGCGTGGGGGCCAGCACGACGGTATAGTCGCCCTTCGCCTCGTTCTCTTTCAGCAGCGGGAAGTCGTTGAGCTGCATCGCCTGCTGCTTCCACGTGACCTCGCCATTCATGATGCGCAGGTTCACGACCTCGCGCTCGGGCACGTATTCCTCGTTGATCTCGTTGATATAGGGCAACTGGTTGCCGGCGGTGTCGACCATGTGGAAATACGGGTTGGCGACCAGGTGGCGGCCTTCGGTGTTTTCCTCGATGACGATGTGGGATTCCAGCGTCGGCATGACCGCGGCGGCAAGGCTGGTGGCCTTTTCCGCATCCTTCATCAGCGGCGAGGGCACGTCTTTCCAGTCGGAATTGCCATAGTAGAAGTTCACCGCTTCGCTTTCATCGGCAAAGCCGTCCTTCTCGCGCAGCGCGGCAGCGTCGGCGTTGTACTTGTCGAGATACTTGCCAAGGAAGTGCTTGGGCAGGAAGGTCTGACCATAGTCGATGGCCCAGCGGTTCATCAGGTTCGGCTGCGCGACCGGGAAGGTGAACTTCACGGTGACATCGTCGAGGACCTCGACCGTTGCGGGCTTGCCGTCGAACAGCCAGCGGCCCGGGGCCTTTTCGATGACGGCCGGGTTCATCAGGACATCGTTGTACCAGAACGCCACATCCTCGGCGGTGAAGGGGGCGCCGTCGGACCATTTGTGGCCCTTGCGCAGCGTGAAGGTCAGTTCGGTGAAATCGTCGTTCCACGCCCAGGACTTCGCGACATTCGGCACGATGGTCTGCAGGTCGTCGGAATAGCGCACAAGGTTGACGTGACGGACCGACAGCAGGTCCGACGTGCCGGACTCGGTGCCGCGCGACAGGCCGGTCAGCGTGCCGCCATACTGGCCGATGGCCTCATACGGGGCGACGACAAGCGGCTCTTCGGGCAGGCGCTCCTCCAGCGCGGGCAGGGCGCCGTTGCCGACGATCCGGCCGTTCATCTCGGCGATGGCCGGGTTTTGCGCGAACGCCAGATCGCAACCGGCCTTGGCCTCGAACTCGGCCAGTTCGAACTGTTCCGGATAGTCGGGCGTCAGGCCGCCCATGTCGGCCACGGTCACGGCCGGGCAGTCGGCCAGGGCAGGCAGCGCAAACACAAGGGCAGCACCGGACAGCAGGAGGGCTTTCGTCATTGGGATCTCCGTCGTGCGAAAGGACCCATGCCTGTTGGCCTGCCCCTGTGACAGGGATGTAAAGGATTAAGAAATTATAGCCTTTGGCTATCAAATGCCTTTCTACACATGGCTGTCATAAAGGGTTTCAGCCAAGGTCAGGATCGCCTCCACGGCTGAGACGTGGACCATATCCCTTTGACATACAAGAAAATGACCGGCGGAGAGACGCCCGTCACCGATCCGGACCGGCAGCAGGCCGTCGGACTCCGTCAGTTCCGCCCGCAGCGCCAGACCAAGGCCCACACCGGCCTGCACCATGGCCACGATCGATCCCCATGACCCCAGCGTCAGCACGGTGTTCAACTCGATTCGCGCCAGTTTCGCGGCGCCTTCGAACAGCAGTCGCGTGCCTGAACTCTTCTCGCGCGTGATAAGCGGCACAGAAGCGATCTGGCCCCAGTCGGCCTGCCCCGCCCGCGCGAACGGATGGTCGGGCGGGGCGACCAGCACGATGGGCGTGTCCATCAGAAGGGTTCCGCGAAGATGCCCGGGCACCTCTCGCCCGGTGATGAACCCCACATCGATCTGACCGGCATCGAGGGCGGCCAGAACATCGGCCGAGGCCAGGGACCGCGCCTCGATCTGGATGCCGGGATAGTCCTGCATGAACCGCCCGATCACCGGCATGGCAAGCTGATAGGTGGAATATCCGATCCGCAAGCTTCCGGTCGCCATCGTGCGCGCCGACGAAAAGGCCGCATCGATATCGCCGTACAGCACCAGAAGCGCCCGGATCTGCGGCAGAACCGCCTCAAGCGCGGCGGTCGGGCGGATCGAGTATCCATCGCGGTTGAACAACAGCGCACGCGACATCCGTTCCAGCGCCGCCACATTGTTGGAGACCGAGGGCTGCGACACGGCAAGGTCCTTGGCCGCGGCCGAAAAGCTGCCCAGCCTTGCCACGGCCTCCACCGCGCGCAACTGCGCGATGCTCAACCCCCTCGACCTGTTGTTTTGCATGTCCTGTCGTCCCTGCCGTCTTAAGCGGTCATACACCGGGCGTGGCCCCGGCGCAGCCCTGCTTGCGGCCCGTTCCGTCAGCATGCGGACATGGCAACGGCGGGTCGCCATGCCATCACGCACCCAGACGCGCGATACGGTTTCCACGGGCGGCCAAAGGGTGCGGCCCCTCGCCCTTCCCCGCGCATGATCATCGACGTTTCGGGCAGACATGTCATATATCCAAGCGGGGAAACGAACGCTGGGGCGCGAACATGGTGCGCAGTGCAGTACTGTCCAGGGCAGGCCGCCTGATCCTGACCGCGGCCTTCATCGGGATATCGATCTGGCTGCTGCACGGCGCGACGCGGCAGATCGAGTTTTCGGAAATCACGCAAGGCCTGCAAGAGGTTCCGCCGGGGCGTGTGGGGCTTGGCATTCTGGCCATGCTCGTCAGTTTCGCCTTCATCGGCACGATGGATGTGCTGAGCCTGAAAGACATCGCGCCCCGTAAGGTTCCGCTGCGCATGTCGATGGCCACCGGCGCCGCTGCAACCGCGGTCTCAAACCTGCTGGGGGCGGCCTATGTGACCGGCGTGGGGGTCAGATACCGCGCCTATGCCCCCTTCGGCGTGCAGGCGACCGAAGTGGCCAGCCTTTTTGCATATAACAGCCTCGCCTACAGCCTTGGCGCGCTTGTCCTTTATGGTGGGGTCCTCAGCCTGCATCCGGCCAGCATCGAAGACCTGCTGCCGGTCTCGGGCCTGTTGCAGACCGCGATCGGGCTGGCGCTGCTGGCGCTGACCGGGCTGGTCTGGGCCCTGATCGGCCGGCGCGCGGGCGTTCCGCTGCGCCTGTTCGGGCGAGAGATCCCGATGCCGAGCTTTCGGACCGCGGTGGGTTTGACGGGCGCGGTGGTGGCCGATCTGGTCGCCTCGGGCATGGTGCTGCATATCATGTACCCCCCTGACCTGTCGGTGAATTTCGTCGAGTTCCTCGCGATCTTCGGGATTGCCATCAGCCTTGGCATCCTCAGCCATTCGCCCGGCGGCCTTGGCGTGTTCGAGGCCACGATCCTGACCGCGACCGGGGCCCACGGCCGCGCCGATGCACTGGCGGCGCTGATCCTCTACCGGGCGGTCTATACCCTGTTGCCGTTTCTTCTGGCCGTCATCGCCGGGGCGGTGGTCGAGGCACATCGCAATCGCGGCGGTATTGCCTATGCCAGGCGGCTGGTGGTCAGGGCCTTGCTGCCGCGTGTACCCGGCCTGACCATCGGTCTGACCCTTGTGGCGGGGGCCGTTCTGGTGCTCTCGGGCATCCGGGGGCCGCACGGCCCGGCGATGGGCCTCTTGCGGGACAGCGTGCCGCCAATGGCGGTATCCGGCGCCCATGTTCTGGGTCTGGTCGCGGGCGCGCTGCTTTTGGCGGCCGCGGCGGCGCAGTATTTTCGGGTAAAGTGCATAGGGGCCGTGACGGTGGGCCTGCTGTGCGTGGGGATTGGGGCGCTACTGTTGCAGGGCCTGACGGTGATGGCCGGTGCGCTGGTGGTCGGTGTTGCGGGGCCGCTCTGGCTGCTCCGCCGCCTGTGCCGATTGCGGGGGTGACCGGCACCGGCAGGATCGGCTGTGCTAGCCTGGGCGCTGCCGCGCGCGCAATTCTGCCTTGATCCTGTCGGCCATGAACTCGATGAACAGCCGGCTTTTCGGATCCTGATTTCGCTTGTGCGGGAACAGGCAGGCCAGTTGCGCATCGGGCGGCGGGGTCGCGGTGCAAACCGGCACAAGGGCGCCGCTGGCCAGATGCCCGGCCACGTCGAAGACAGGCTTCAGAACGATCCCGCACCCGTCCAGCGCCCATGCCGTCAGAACATCGCCGTCGTCGCAGGCATAGGGGCCCTTGACCTCGAACCGCTGGGGGCCTTCGGGCGTGCGCAAGGTCCAGCGGAATTCCGTCGAGCCGGGAAAGCGCAGAAGCAGGCAGTCATGCCCCTGCGCGACCAGATCGGCCCCGGTTTCGGGCATGCCCCGGCGTTCGATATAGGACGGCGCCGCACACAGGATCCGCGGGCAATCGGCCAACGCCCGGACG
The genomic region above belongs to Rhodovulum sp. P5 and contains:
- a CDS encoding lysylphosphatidylglycerol synthase domain-containing protein; amino-acid sequence: MVRSAVLSRAGRLILTAAFIGISIWLLHGATRQIEFSEITQGLQEVPPGRVGLGILAMLVSFAFIGTMDVLSLKDIAPRKVPLRMSMATGAAATAVSNLLGAAYVTGVGVRYRAYAPFGVQATEVASLFAYNSLAYSLGALVLYGGVLSLHPASIEDLLPVSGLLQTAIGLALLALTGLVWALIGRRAGVPLRLFGREIPMPSFRTAVGLTGAVVADLVASGMVLHIMYPPDLSVNFVEFLAIFGIAISLGILSHSPGGLGVFEATILTATGAHGRADALAALILYRAVYTLLPFLLAVIAGAVVEAHRNRGGIAYARRLVVRALLPRVPGLTIGLTLVAGAVLVLSGIRGPHGPAMGLLRDSVPPMAVSGAHVLGLVAGALLLAAAAAQYFRVKCIGAVTVGLLCVGIGALLLQGLTVMAGALVVGVAGPLWLLRRLCRLRG
- a CDS encoding ABC transporter ATP-binding protein, producing the protein MTNTLIEVKNLSVRFPVKKRRLFRTEVQELAAVDDVSFDIKQGETVGLVGESGSGKTTVGRAILRAIDPSEGEVIFHTHNADVDVAHTEGEDLRRFRTHMNMIFAEGPVHLSSMAQDRLRLFRSRMSLVFQDPYSSLNPRMTVRDIIAEPLVASGMMKNREEIDARVREIAGRCKLNIEHLRRFPHAFSGGQRQRICIARALVSRPDFVVCDESVSALDVSIQAEIVNLLKDLQEEMGVAFLFIAHDLSVVAQMSHRVAVMYVGKFVEYAPTEQLFFAPRHPYTHALLSAIPQADPDAGFEPIKLTGEIPNPLDAPSGCRFRTRCPHARPDCASRAPEWREIAPDHFVACHFAEEFDFSRPQARAAE
- a CDS encoding ABC transporter permease; this translates as MLRFTAERLVGMIVTMLLVSLMVFIIMELPPGDYADRYAFRKYSGTGVSVTEADIEAIRAELGLDKSMIFRYFDWIGNIVLHGDFGQAFAFETSVTKVIGDKAFLTTAILFGTLIITYLVSIPIGIYAAVKRASLADYGLTIFSYLGLALPNFLLALLMLYFANKWFDADIGGLFSSDMRDAPWSLAKVWDLITHLWLPAFVLAWSAVAYQLQTVRATMSDELNKLSVTAARARGVPEMKLLVKYPARLAINPVVSTIGFDVNRIFSELPIVAVVLGLTELGELLLRAYLDLDMYVAGAILLMLTFMIVFMNFLSDILLAWLDPRIKLGG
- a CDS encoding LysR family transcriptional regulator yields the protein MQNNRSRGLSIAQLRAVEAVARLGSFSAAAKDLAVSQPSVSNNVAALERMSRALLFNRDGYSIRPTAALEAVLPQIRALLVLYGDIDAAFSSARTMATGSLRIGYSTYQLAMPVIGRFMQDYPGIQIEARSLASADVLAALDAGQIDVGFITGREVPGHLRGTLLMDTPIVLVAPPDHPFARAGQADWGQIASVPLITREKSSGTRLLFEGAAKLARIELNTVLTLGSWGSIVAMVQAGVGLGLALRAELTESDGLLPVRIGDGRLSAGHFLVCQRDMVHVSAVEAILTLAETLYDSHV
- a CDS encoding ABC transporter substrate-binding protein, producing MTKALLLSGAALVFALPALADCPAVTVADMGGLTPDYPEQFELAEFEAKAGCDLAFAQNPAIAEMNGRIVGNGALPALEERLPEEPLVVAPYEAIGQYGGTLTGLSRGTESGTSDLLSVRHVNLVRYSDDLQTIVPNVAKSWAWNDDFTELTFTLRKGHKWSDGAPFTAEDVAFWYNDVLMNPAVIEKAPGRWLFDGKPATVEVLDDVTVKFTFPVAQPNLMNRWAIDYGQTFLPKHFLGKYLDKYNADAAALREKDGFADESEAVNFYYGNSDWKDVPSPLMKDAEKATSLAAAVMPTLESHIVIEENTEGRHLVANPYFHMVDTAGNQLPYINEINEEYVPEREVVNLRIMNGEVTWKQQAMQLNDFPLLKENEAKGDYTVVLAPTLGQTPYYSFNRTHKDPVLRQIFNDVRFSRAMSMGLDRDEINEIVYLGQGRPMQTAATEYKTVPFLSAEDLMDYVAYDVEAANALLDEMGLERGGDGMRMRPDGKPLAIRIVFASQGTASQLHELTAGYWNDLGVQVDVREVTSDEYRAAANANEVDVLTWKNDGVSGPNISQDVTDAIFPGDPFNPKGHADWATWIETDGASGTEPPAYIKRLFAAAAEFTKHPLGSDESNKLGAEIMQIHLDNMIKIGVVADIPEPIVYANALKNVPTFTAKAYDYYWTYPYRPQQWFLAQ
- a CDS encoding ABC transporter permease is translated as MTDTTKPDPDEAQRLRYYSASQWTLIWWRFRRHRAAMVAATVLGLMALMGLFAEVVAPYGTTSRNASYIDGPPQVPMFCDHQGCSLRPFIHGVRTERDPVTLRKKTVPDPETRVYVSFFAKGEKVDLLGAIPTDRHLFGLDDAKARLHLWGTDELGRDVFSRTIYATRTSLSIGVLGVLISFVLALIIGGIAGYAGGRVDAAIQRVTEVVRVIPIIPLYMGLAAAMPKEWSTTQVYFAMTLILGLFGWPTLARRIRSQLLSIRNEDYVVAARLAGARPSRIISQHMLPSFTSFIIVDLVISFPYMILSETALSFVGLGLRPPTVSWGVMLQQAQSVRVIEQTPWLFIPAVFVVVAVLAFTVIGDGLRDAADPYSDAR
- a CDS encoding LysR family transcriptional regulator, whose product is MTNLNNIRMFVRVYELGNMSAAARDLQVSAAVASSRIAELEKHLGIRLFVRTTRSIQPTEQGRIYYPKAVQVIEAVDEAEAAVHEVTQNPRGSIFVSAPLGVGRRLIAPNVVHFQALYPEIHVRLRLSDRNVDLRGEGLDVGFVLGALPDSGLRVRALADCPRILCAAPSYIERRGMPETGADLVAQGHDCLLLRFPGSTEFRWTLRTPEGPQRFEVKGPYACDDGDVLTAWALDGCGIVLKPVFDVAGHLASGALVPVCTATPPPDAQLACLFPHKRNQDPKSRLFIEFMADRIKAELRARQRPG
- a CDS encoding 2-aminoethylphosphonate--pyruvate transaminase codes for the protein MTPISPLPAPRLGEPYLLTPGPLTTSYEVKSAMLRDWGSWDADFRALTAGMRAGLVDLLGPGKDDYDCVPMQGSGSFAVEAMLGSFIPRGGKALVLANGAYGQRAAETLRYLHRDHVVLDKGDYLPPRGDEVAQMLAADPAITHVVAIHCETSSGILNPIGEISDAVAAAGRVLLIDSMSAFGAVPVSPEHLIFDAMVSSANKCIEGVPGFGFVLARKTALAAAKGNAHSLALDLHAQWAHMEKTSQWRFTPPTHAVAAFVEALKAHKAEGGVAGRGARYAENRDVLVAGMRELGFETLLDDRWLSPIIVTFFCPADPAFAFPAFYDAMKARGFILYPGKLTVAESFRIGCIGQMDAAVMRAVVAAAGEVLKDMGVTSAAPPPQALAERARLAN
- the phnX gene encoding phosphonoacetaldehyde hydrolase, whose translation is MTKFKAAVFDWAGTTIDFGSFAPMGAFVKAFAEFGIEATIEQARAPMGSAKWDHIHAMMEMPAIAQQWAAKYGAPPSDADVDKVYKVFVPMNEDVVADYATLVPGTLEMVQNLRARGMKIGSTTGYTRSIMERVLPKAAAQGYAPDNLICSDDLPEGRPGPLGMYKCFVDLVVHPPQAVLKVDDTAPGIAEGVAAGCVTVGVALSGNAVGKTPEELAAMDPAAVDALRQKATDMLRAAGAHHVIDTVADLPSLIDRLEQS
- a CDS encoding ABC transporter ATP-binding protein; protein product: MDDLLRVENLTISFRTDEGLITPVQDVSFAVQKGRTLGLVGESGSGKSVSTKAVMRLLPGNAVIAPEGRMAYTAKDGQVIEVEKLNPTSRALRRLRGGEIGMIFQEPMASFSPVYTVGNQMVEAIRLHREKNARKARQIAIEMLERVGLSEPATRVDQYPHEMSGGMRQRAMIALALSAGPALLIADEPTTALDVTIQAQVLDLMRELQRDLGMGMIFITHDLGVIAQIADEVAVMYLGTIVERGPTRAVIRDPKHPYTQGLLAAIPSLDRLNDRMSPVPGDIPSPTERPRGCAFHTRCAQAMAGLCDVQTPREISPEPGRAVRCWLHDEKGRSAA